TTTTGTCCCTGTAAACCTTGGAAGCTTGAGATATAGATCGGAAACTGCGGCATTATTTGCAATTGCTGCCCTTCAAACTTTAAAAGAAATCACTTCATGAGGTATTGGTTAATAATATTTGCATTTATCACCCTTTCTTTTCAGGGAATGACTCAAAGTAGTAGCCTAAAAATAGGACGCCTGGTTTATCGGGGTGGTGGTGATTGGTATGCTAATCCAACTTCTCTTCCTAATCTGATAAAATTTACCAATCAAAACCTGAAAACATCTATTTCAAAAGTAGATGATGTTGATGTAGCTAGTGAAGAAATATTCAACTACCCTTTTATTCATATGACCGGGCATGGGAATGTTGTTTTCAATGGTCAGGAAATTGAAAATCTAAGAAACTACCTGCTCAGCGGAGGCTTTCTTCATATTGACGATAATTATGGAATGGACGTATATATTCGATCCGAAATAAAAAAATTATTTCCCGAATATGAACTAACGGAATTACCATTCTCTCATCCTATTTATCACCAGAAATACAATTTCCCAAAGGGACTTCCCAAAATACATGAACATGATCAAAAACCACCACAAGGTTATGCTATAGTGCATCAAGGACACGTAATATTATATTACACCTATGAATGTGATTTAGGTGATGGATGGGAAGATCAACGAGTTCATAACGACAGGGAGGATATCCGAACGAAAGCATTTCAAATGGGAGCTAATATTCTTCAATATGCCTTTATTGGCGGGAATGAGGATTAGGTCAATTACCCAATAGTTTTTCTCCTAATGTTTGTATTTTATTCAAGATATACTGATTTTTATTGAAATCATCTTCTGCCAAATGACTTCCCAGCTTCAGTTTGGGATATAGCTGCTCCAATTCTTCGACACTCATTTGAATCTGATTTGAAACCGCTAATCGAGTAGCCAAAATGCTATGAAGTCTATTTTCTTTTCCCAAAATAGATGTCATGAAATCAAATAAATCAACAATGGGTTTTGCTTCATTATCGTTTGATGATCCCATACTCAATAGCAAAACAAATTCTTTCTTCCATTCAACATGTGGGGTATGGATTAATCCTGTTTCGGTGATCTGAACTTTTACAAACGAACGAAATCGATCAATCATTTTTTTTAAAGGAGCTGGTAAATGATGAAAGTAAACCGGTGAGGCAAAAACCAATACATCCGCTTCCAAAATCCGTTGACTGATTTGCTCCCAATCATCATCTTGCAAGGAACATCTTCCGATAATATTACACCTTAAACAACCTTGGCAATTCTTTAGATTAATCTCATTGACATCAATTAGTGTTATTTCAGCAAGCTTTGTTTCAATTCCTTTCAGAAATTGATTCAGCATTATTACTGAATTTCCACTCTTTCGAGGTCCACCATTAAATGCAACTACTTTTTTCATTACAATAAATTACACTGATTGTAACAGAAAGAAAATTGATATGCAAACATCTCCCATGTCAAATTGAATAATTATTGGAAAAGATAAATGCAAGTTTCATCAAATAATCACTCCCACATATAATCAATATTCCAACAACTAATACCCAATGTATCAATAGGTATCAATTTTCGATTAATCCGGTCTGCTCGCCAAGCTTTTTCAACGGATGTAAAATACTCCTTATCATCTTTCAATACAACAGCCACAATCTCTGTATCAAGCTCATCATTGAAAATGCAAAACTGAAATCCGATACTTTTTTTACCTGATAAACTATCAATTTTAACCTTATCAAGTAATTTTAATGAATCATTGGGATACTCACCAATAAACAAGCTGAATAATACTATATAATCTGAATTTTTCTTTAAAACTGAAATTAAATAAGCTTGCGAAGCTAAATCTTCAAGATTTCCCTCTTCAATTAATTCATAATTTGCATATTCTTCAATATCCTCAATCGTTTTATATAAAGGTTGTCCAATACTGAAACAAGTAATTGAAAAAGTATAAGTCAGTAATAATAGAATTTTGCTAGCCAAAACGGTTGTATTACTACTCTAAAATCAATTTCACTACAGCTTCACCTTTGTCATTTGCCAACTTAACTAAATAAACTCCTTTAGCCTGATTTCGGAGATCCAATTCCAGTGTTTTCTGTCCACTAAACGATTTCACCAATTCTGAATGAATCAGCTGTCCAAGAGTAGTATAGATATCAATTGACAAATTGCTGCTCTGTCCATTAAGTTGTAAATATATTTGTCCTTGAGAAGGATTCGGATACATATCTATATGCATATTTCCCAAAGCATCCTCAATGCTTCCGCAAATTTTAAATGTAATACGAATGGTATCTCTGGTTTTGCAACCATCATTGGTTACTTCCACCCAATAAACGGCTGTTCCTATACCTACCCAGGATGAATCAACAGTGATATTAGAAGCAACAGCATTATTCGACCAGCTGTATTTATCGTATCCAGCTCCAGCATCCAACTTAATCTTTTGCTCTGCGCATAAAATGGTGTCGTTTCCAAGGTCAACATCAGGCAGTGGCTTGATTAATAATTCTACACTATCAATTACATAATCACAAACAGGATCGCTTTGTACATATAATGACAAATAAGTTGATCCATTTAGTTCATCCGCTTTAATTGGTGAATAAACAGGGTTAAGAATTTTGTTGTTATCATAATTCCCATGATAGGATGATGCCCAATACAAATCGTTTGCAGGTGAAGAGCTGCCATTTAACTGGAATGTTTCATTGGTACAAACTTGTCCCCCAACGCCTGCATTAACAGTAGCCAATTTTGCAATCTCCACATCAATTGTATCATAATTAGCTGCGCACTGATCCAAACCCAATACTGTGATAATAATTTGAGCAGATCCAGCAGCAATTTCGCTAGCAGATGGGTAATAGGTTGAACTCAAAGAATCATCTGATGAGAATATTCCTCCACCATTGCTAATCCAATTACTGCTTGTATAATGAGTAGCAACTGCACTCA
The Bacteroidota bacterium DNA segment above includes these coding regions:
- a CDS encoding DUF4159 domain-containing protein; translated protein: MRYWLIIFAFITLSFQGMTQSSSLKIGRLVYRGGGDWYANPTSLPNLIKFTNQNLKTSISKVDDVDVASEEIFNYPFIHMTGHGNVVFNGQEIENLRNYLLSGGFLHIDDNYGMDVYIRSEIKKLFPEYELTELPFSHPIYHQKYNFPKGLPKIHEHDQKPPQGYAIVHQGHVILYYTYECDLGDGWEDQRVHNDREDIRTKAFQMGANILQYAFIGGNED
- a CDS encoding flavodoxin family protein; the protein is MKKVVAFNGGPRKSGNSVIMLNQFLKGIETKLAEITLIDVNEINLKNCQGCLRCNIIGRCSLQDDDWEQISQRILEADVLVFASPVYFHHLPAPLKKMIDRFRSFVKVQITETGLIHTPHVEWKKEFVLLLSMGSSNDNEAKPIVDLFDFMTSILGKENRLHSILATRLAVSNQIQMSVEELEQLYPKLKLGSHLAEDDFNKNQYILNKIQTLGEKLLGN